A portion of the Chondrinema litorale genome contains these proteins:
- a CDS encoding efflux RND transporter permease subunit, translating to MQLPKLAINNFQFVLILVFLSVLLGTVSFMNMPRSEDPGLNIPIYRVVCIYPGTSPKDMEELVVDPIEEAINEVEEVDDIRTTIEEGMVVMRIEAEFGVDIDDVHDEIRANVNAIARDLPDGIVQLDVEKVSPQDVKILQLALVSDDAPYAELNAIAEDLEDHIENLKGLRSVDIEACPEEEIRVSMDLQKMANLEISLQQVMGTLQGNNANIPGGDIKSGNKSFTIQTSGGYKSLSELENSVISSYNGQLIFLKDIAQISFDYEDLRYIGRFNGKRAIFITVTQKDGANIIFLADAIREKTNMFEKTLPSHIKLETAFEQAPAVKLRINDFFVNLLQGVLLVGAVIFIFLGGRPSLIIMTVIPTSIIIAIGLLDLNGFSLQQISIAGLVIALGLLVDNGIVVVENIMRYLKEGATLKDAAVKGTTEVGWAIISSTVTTVLSFFPITQIENATGEFLQTLPLIVVFSLTASLVLALTFTPLVAGKFLKAGSKMQMKWVDKLLDNLVEKVYARLLTFSLKKPWLIVAVAVFTFLGSLALFPLVGVSLFPTADKPLVLVDINTPNGTNLDRTDEAARYVESLIDSMDYVVSYASNVGSGNPRVYYNRVPIQFKKSHAQLLINLEDWENDKFYALIAYLRAKAETYSGAKVTISELKNGPDYEAPITIKILGDEMDTLKRIAADVEKLIEETPGTINVDNPLSISKTDIKVNINKDKAGISGVSLADIDMAIRAGLTGVTVSEVSFDNGDKYNLVVRLPFDEKPGIEDFNKIYVPNRNGQMIPLNQLASLAFQAGASQIFHFNLTRNANVLADVIEGYNLNEVTMSVIDQLNNYNFPEGYSYYVAGEYENQQESFGSLGQILVGALIAIFAVLVLQFKSFRQPFIVFSAIPLAFTGSIVFLFLTGWSFSFFAFVGFTSLVGIVINTSIILVDYSNQLVAGGMQIEDAIIKAAKTRFTPILLTTLTTILGLLPLTLTNSNLWSPLGWTIIGGMISSTLLTLLLVPVLYKWFTHKKRAEMAVI from the coding sequence ATGCAATTACCTAAGCTTGCTATAAATAATTTTCAGTTTGTACTGATTCTGGTATTTCTGTCTGTGTTGTTGGGAACAGTTTCTTTTATGAACATGCCTCGTTCAGAAGATCCCGGTTTAAATATTCCTATTTACAGGGTGGTGTGTATCTATCCGGGAACCAGCCCCAAAGATATGGAAGAATTAGTGGTAGACCCAATTGAAGAAGCGATTAACGAAGTAGAAGAAGTGGATGACATACGAACTACCATAGAAGAAGGTATGGTGGTGATGCGAATTGAAGCGGAGTTTGGTGTTGATATAGACGACGTGCACGATGAGATTAGGGCGAATGTAAATGCTATTGCAAGAGATTTGCCAGATGGCATTGTTCAGTTAGATGTAGAAAAAGTAAGCCCACAAGATGTTAAAATTTTGCAATTGGCTTTAGTTTCTGATGATGCACCATATGCTGAGTTAAATGCCATTGCAGAAGATTTAGAAGACCATATTGAAAACCTCAAAGGTTTGCGCTCTGTGGATATTGAGGCTTGTCCCGAAGAAGAAATAAGAGTTTCTATGGATTTGCAAAAAATGGCAAATTTGGAAATTTCGCTGCAACAAGTAATGGGAACTTTGCAAGGGAATAATGCCAATATTCCGGGTGGCGATATTAAATCTGGAAATAAATCTTTTACTATACAGACAAGTGGTGGTTACAAAAGTTTGTCTGAGTTAGAAAACTCTGTAATTAGCAGTTATAATGGGCAATTAATCTTCTTGAAAGACATCGCCCAAATCTCTTTTGATTATGAAGATTTACGCTACATAGGCCGATTTAATGGTAAAAGAGCGATTTTTATTACAGTTACTCAAAAGGATGGAGCCAATATTATTTTTCTGGCAGATGCGATTAGAGAGAAAACCAATATGTTTGAAAAAACATTACCCTCACACATAAAACTGGAAACTGCTTTTGAACAAGCACCTGCTGTTAAATTGAGAATCAACGATTTTTTTGTAAATCTACTGCAAGGAGTTTTATTAGTTGGAGCCGTGATATTTATCTTTTTAGGTGGTAGACCTTCGCTCATTATCATGACGGTAATCCCAACTTCTATCATTATTGCGATTGGCTTGCTCGATCTTAATGGATTTAGTTTACAGCAAATATCTATTGCGGGTTTGGTAATCGCCTTGGGTTTATTGGTAGATAATGGTATTGTGGTGGTTGAAAATATAATGCGTTACCTAAAAGAAGGAGCAACTTTAAAAGATGCTGCTGTAAAAGGTACTACAGAAGTAGGTTGGGCAATTATTAGTTCTACAGTAACTACTGTTTTGTCTTTTTTCCCTATTACTCAAATTGAAAATGCAACAGGTGAGTTCTTGCAAACTTTACCGCTAATTGTGGTTTTTAGTTTAACAGCTTCATTAGTACTTGCATTAACTTTCACTCCATTGGTTGCAGGTAAATTTTTAAAAGCTGGCTCCAAAATGCAGATGAAATGGGTAGATAAGCTTTTAGATAATTTGGTAGAAAAGGTTTATGCAAGACTATTAACTTTTTCATTAAAAAAGCCTTGGTTAATTGTGGCAGTTGCTGTATTTACTTTTTTAGGAAGTTTGGCCTTGTTCCCATTGGTAGGGGTTAGTTTATTCCCAACAGCAGATAAACCTTTGGTTTTAGTAGACATCAACACACCCAACGGAACCAATCTGGATAGAACAGATGAAGCTGCGAGATATGTAGAATCACTCATCGATTCAATGGATTATGTGGTAAGCTATGCATCGAATGTGGGCAGTGGAAACCCGAGGGTATATTATAATAGAGTGCCTATCCAGTTTAAAAAATCCCATGCGCAATTACTAATCAATTTAGAAGACTGGGAAAATGATAAGTTCTATGCATTAATTGCTTATCTGCGTGCAAAAGCTGAAACTTATTCTGGAGCAAAAGTGACGATCTCCGAGCTCAAAAACGGCCCAGATTACGAAGCGCCAATTACCATAAAAATTCTTGGCGACGAGATGGATACATTAAAACGAATTGCTGCTGATGTTGAAAAATTGATTGAAGAAACTCCGGGGACTATCAATGTAGATAATCCTTTATCTATTAGTAAAACAGATATTAAGGTAAATATCAACAAAGATAAAGCTGGCATTAGTGGGGTTTCTCTAGCAGATATTGACATGGCTATAAGAGCAGGTTTAACCGGAGTAACTGTAAGCGAAGTTAGTTTTGATAATGGCGATAAATATAATCTTGTAGTTCGCTTACCTTTTGATGAAAAACCGGGCATAGAAGATTTTAATAAAATATATGTGCCTAACAGAAACGGACAAATGATTCCTCTGAATCAATTGGCTTCTTTGGCATTTCAGGCTGGGGCATCTCAAATATTTCATTTTAACTTAACTAGAAATGCCAATGTTTTGGCTGATGTAATTGAGGGATATAATTTAAATGAGGTTACCATGAGTGTGATAGATCAGCTAAACAATTATAACTTTCCAGAAGGGTACAGCTATTATGTAGCTGGGGAATACGAAAACCAACAAGAATCATTTGGCAGTTTGGGGCAAATACTGGTGGGAGCACTCATTGCGATTTTTGCAGTTTTGGTCTTGCAATTTAAATCGTTTAGACAGCCATTTATCGTTTTTTCGGCCATTCCGTTGGCATTTACTGGTTCTATTGTGTTTTTGTTTCTTACAGGTTGGTCGTTTTCGTTTTTTGCATTTGTAGGTTTTACAAGCCTTGTGGGTATTGTTATTAATACTTCAATTATTCTAGTAGACTATTCAAACCAATTAGTTGCGGGGGGGATGCAAATAGAAGATGCTATAATTAAAGCAGCTAAAACTCGCTTTACTCCAATATTGCTTACTACTTTAACAACTATTCTAGGTTTATTGCCACTAACACTTACTAATAGCAATTTGTGGAGTCCACTTGGTTGGACAATTATTGGAGGGATGATTTCTTCAACTTTACTTACATTATTACTTGTGCCAGTTCTTTATAAATGGTTTACACATAAAAAGAGAGCAGAGATGGCAGTAATATAA
- a CDS encoding cold shock domain-containing protein, whose translation MGRSQETFSKKEVTNRKEKKRKEKEKKRLAKKDNETSGKLEDMIAYVDEFGNLTSTPPDPTKKREIKKEEIEINIPKQDALPEDDGPRKGVVTFFNDSKGYGFIKDSVTKESVFVHINNVDGNIKENNMVTYEVEMREKGPTATNVKVTR comes from the coding sequence ATGGGTAGATCACAAGAAACATTTAGCAAAAAAGAAGTTACAAACAGAAAAGAGAAAAAAAGAAAAGAGAAAGAAAAAAAGAGATTAGCAAAAAAAGATAATGAAACCAGTGGCAAACTGGAAGACATGATTGCTTACGTTGACGAATTCGGAAATCTCACCTCTACTCCTCCGGACCCAACTAAAAAAAGGGAAATCAAGAAAGAAGAAATAGAAATTAATATTCCAAAGCAAGATGCTTTACCAGAAGATGATGGTCCAAGAAAAGGGGTAGTAACCTTTTTTAACGACTCTAAAGGCTATGGATTTATAAAAGATAGCGTAACTAAGGAGAGTGTATTTGTGCATATTAATAATGTTGATGGTAACATCAAAGAAAATAACATGGTTACCTACGAAGTCGAAATGAGAGAAAAAGGGCCAACTGCTACCAATGTTAAGGTTACCAGATAA